A genomic window from Carassius auratus strain Wakin unplaced genomic scaffold, ASM336829v1 scaf_tig00216164, whole genome shotgun sequence includes:
- the LOC113097260 gene encoding CD9 antigen-like, with product MDGCAQMCKCFLILFNFLFGLVGFGLVALGMWLRFGAETRGFFDIDLNTAQFNIGVSVLVVTGCLMLVMAIIGDCGACNNSKAALGVFSGLLTVLIIIEIAAGVMAFMWSDRVSGELVNFYKTIYAQYLNTRSPAQAVTLKLFHNTFDCCGGAGLIDILVQDTCPKASFLEQFTYSSCPSAIDEVFDAKAPLVLGGFLGTAGIMVSPFRAL from the exons ATGGACGGGTGTGCGCAGATGTGTAAATGTTTCCTGATCCTGTTTAACTTTCTGTTCGGT CTGGTGGGGTTCGGTCTGGTGGCTCTAGGAATGTGGCTCCGGTTCGGAGCAGAGACCCGTGGGTTCTTCGACATCGATCTGAACACTGCTCAGTTCAACATCG gaGTGTCGGTGCTGGTGGTCACCGGGTGCCTGATGCTGGTGATGGCCATCATCGGTGACTGTGGTGCCTGCAACAACAGCAAAGCAGCTCTCGGTGTG TTTTCTGGCCTGCTGACCGTTCTGATCATCATTGAAATCGCAGCTGGTGTGATGGCCTTCATGTGGAGTGACCgg GTGTCAGGTGAGTTGGTGAACTTCTATAAAACAATCTACGCTCAGTATCTCAACACCAGGAGCCCCGCTCAAGCCGTCACCCTAAAACTGTTCCACAACACT ttcgACTGCTGCGGAGGCGCTGGATTGATTGATATTTTGGTGCAAGACACCTGTCCAAAAGCCAGCTTCCTGGAGCAGTTCACGTATTCT agctgtCCCAGTGCGATCGATGAGGTCTTCGACGCGAAAGCACCGCTGGTGTTGGGAGGGTTTCTGGGGACAGCAGGAATCATGGTGAGTCCGTTTAGAGCTCTCTAA